The following proteins are co-located in the Schistocerca nitens isolate TAMUIC-IGC-003100 chromosome 2, iqSchNite1.1, whole genome shotgun sequence genome:
- the LOC126237310 gene encoding BRISC and BRCA1-A complex member 1-like: MDGDHACGSENSSVSLVNNTSTSRGSSSDDSSPGPPCNEMNQLGRCVDDVNNGVTGDDCEILKFPAVSCPEKIVLCVDLAEDPDYTPFKLGQGSKFSPLYMVKRVTEIFLYSKNIISLEHEFALVVLKTDEAVWLSDFCSNPKEIISILEGLSETTQNETFNLTSLFDVIKRNVKLPAPHANNPELCPPYSVRVILLYSRSFCVPEFRQGRESFNVLTSSPYFTLDILYIHEQPSEDNKCEEAFSVLDGLDEQELSYVYDVLRNATKLHDHMAKLLAHPLQRPAQKRTHYKLKEPQDIPK, encoded by the coding sequence ATGGATGGAGATCACGCATGTGGAAGTGAGAATTCTAGTGTTTCCTTAGTTAATAACACATCGACCTCTCGCGGTTCTTCAAGTGACGATTCTTCCCCCGGTCCACCGTGCAACGAAATGAACCAACTCGGACGGTGTGTTGATGATGTAAATAACGGTGTAACAGGTGATGACTGCGAGATATTAAAATTTCCAGCTGTCAGCTGCCCAGAAAAAATAGTGTTATGTGTTGATTTAGCGGAAGATCCTGATTATACTCCGTTTAAACTAGGACAAGGATCGAAGTTCTCCCCCTTGTATATGGTCAAGAGggtgacagaaatatttttgtataGTAAAAACATCATAAGCCTTGAACACGAGTTTGCGTTGGTTGTGTTAAAGACTGATGAAGCGGTGTGGCTAAGTGATTTTTGTAGTAATCCGAAGGAAATCATATCCATACTGGAAGGTTTGAGTGAAACCACACAAAATGAAACTTTCAATCTTACGTCATTGTTCGACGTTATAAAACGAAATGTAAAACTTCCTGCACCTCATGCCAATAATCCAGAACTTTGCCCACCGTACTCGGTGAGAGTAATTTTGTTATATAGCCGGTCATTCTGCGTCCCAGAATTTAGACAAGGACGAGAGTCTTTTAATGTCCTCACATCATCTCCGTATTTTACATTGGATATTCTGTATATACATGAACAGCCTTCAGAGGACAATAAATGTGAAGAAGCATTTAGTGTTTTAGATGGATTAGATGAGCAGGAACTCTcctatgtgtatgatgtcctcagaAATGCAACGAAATTGCATGACCATATGGCTAAGCTTCTTGCGCATCCGCTTCAACGACCAGCACAGAAAAGAACTCATTATAAATTGAAGGAGCCGCAGGATATTCCAAAAtaa